A region of the Kribbella sp. NBC_01245 genome:
AGGCCGCTGAAGGGCAAGGGGCAGTTCGGGCTTTGCGCGCATTCGATCAGGTCGTCGCAACCGACCTCGAGCGCTTCCCGCAGGGTGCCGACGATCACGGTCAGGTCGGCGATCTTGGCCTCCACATCGGCCAACTTCTGCCGCGCCCTGACCTGCAGCCCCTCCTCGGATCGCCCACCAGCGCCCACGCGTGGAAGGGCGGGAGGCCGTATTCCGTCCGCGCTGTGTGGGGTCCGGCCGTGGTGGTGGGCGGCTACTAGTAGGTCGGCGATTTCTTCCAGGGTGAAGCCGAGGCGCTGGGATGCCTTGATCACTCGCAATATCGTCACGGCCTCGGGCGGGTAGAGGCGATGGCCGCCGGGACTGCGATTCGGCTCGGCGAGTAGGCCGCGGCGTTCGTAGTAGCGCAGGGTCTGCAGGTTCACCCCGGCGGCGGCCGCGACCTGGCCGCTGCGTAATGCCGTCGCGGTCATGCCGACAACGCCTT
Encoded here:
- a CDS encoding MerR family transcriptional regulator, with the translated sequence MTATALRSGQVAAAAGVNLQTLRYYERRGLLAEPNRSPGGHRLYPPEAVTILRVIKASQRLGFTLEEIADLLVAAHHHGRTPHSADGIRPPALPRVGAGGRSEEGLQVRARQKLADVEAKIADLTVIVGTLREALEVGCDDLIECAQSPNCPLPFSGLATGGTATD